The genomic segment CAGTTGTTCATCAGGCTTCAGAGCTGAATGAACCTGTTTTAGATGAAAACTCCCTGAATAAAATCCTTGCAGTTGACATAACATCCGGTTTTATCTGGGGAGAACTTAACGATCAGGTAACAAAATGGATAAGCAGGATTAATGAATATAATATTACAAAATGGATTCTCTATCTCTCAGCTCTTGATGAAAACACGGAACATGAAAAACGCGGCAGGCTGAATATTGAACGGATTCAGCAGGAACTTATGAAAAGAGAAGGAAAACAGGTTCCTCTGGATACAATCAGGGATGTGCTGATAAAACTCTCAAGAGGCGATCTTCTTGAATATCTGGAACTTGGAGGATGGTTCAGGCGGGTTAAAGACCCCATTCTCCTTGAATTTCTCAAGGTCTGGGGAAGAATTGAGGTTGAAGGGCAAAACCATAATCTTGTCAGATATGATCTTGAAACCCTTTACGAAAAAACCTTGAGAAAATTTCATGAATACAGGGGCTATCTTGCAGAGGTTCATATGAGCCAGGTTCTTATTAACGGCCAGCGCAAAGTTCTTTCTGCTTCGTTTTTCAATGCTGAGGAAGATATAAAAATGCCTTCCAGGTTTATATTTGTAAAACACAGGATGCGCCTTGGTTCTGGCAAAGGACGTGAGATTGATGTAATCGGGGCCGCAGGTTCACAGGTATGGGTATGCCAGAGTAAATGGGTAAAGGAAAAAAAGATTGGAATAGCTGCTTTAAAAGACCTGGTATCACAGGCAGATATAGTAAAGCAGGATCTTAATCCCAGGATGATAAGAATGTGGCTTTTTGCCCATGACGGTCTGACAAAAGATGCTCTTTCATTTGCAGAAAAACACGGTATTTTGTGGTCAGCAAGACAGGAGTTTGACGAACTTCTGGAATATCTGGGGTTAAGGAAACTGCCTGATTTGTGAATCAGGATGGTCAGGATGGACAAGGATGGTCAGGATTTCTTGATCCTGGCTTAAAGGACAATAAATGAAAACAGAAAGATCAGTCAGCTAGGTAATAAAAACCCTTGTGCCTGAAGAAGGCGGATGGTGTACCCCTTATTGAACCTGAAAGAAAATAATGAGGAAAGGATTGCTATGCAACAAAAACAGATTATTAATGTACTTATGAATCTTAAAGAAGATGCTGACAAACAATATAAAGCTACTCTCAAAGGTATTTTTGGTTCTTATGCCAGAGGTGAAGCCAAAGAAGACAGTGATATAGATATACTTGTTGAGTTTCGAAAAAATGCAACATTATTGGATTTGGCAGGTCTTGGCAATTTTCTTGAGGAAAAATTGCAGCATAAGGTTGATTTGGTGTCTCAAAATGCAGTTCGTGAAGAAATCAAACCTTATCTTTACAGCGAGATAATATATTTATGAAAAGAGATACCATGCTTTTCTTAAAAGATATTGTCAAAGCATCTGAACATATACAAAAATTTGTTGAAGGTTTAACATTTTATGATTTTTTAAGAGATGAAAAGACATCAAGTGCAGTCATACGAAAGTTTGAAATAATTGGTGAAGCAGCAAAAAATATTCCAGAATTTATTAGAATCAGATATCCTGATATTTTATGGAAAGATATGGCCGGAATGAGAGATCGCCTTATCCATGGTTATTTCGGAATTGATTATTTTATTGTCTGGAATACTATTGAGTCTGATATTCCAAACATTTTATCTTCAGTATCCAAAATCATAGATGACTTGGAAAAAGATAAGGCAGATACAGAAAACAAATAGGACTAATCGCTGTTTAACCCAGTACTCCTTGTGTTGCGACATGAAGTCGCTGATTTTATTGTTAATTCATTTGCAGAAAAACACGGTATTTTGTGGTCAGCAAGACAGGAGTTTGACGAACTTCTGGAATATCTGGGGTTAAGGAAACTGCCTGATTTGTGAATCAGGATGGTCAGGATGGACAAGGATGGTCAGGATTTCTTGATCCTGTCTTAAAGGACAATAAATGCAAACAAAACGATCAGTCAGCTGGGTCATAAAAACCCTTGTGCCTGAAGAAGTTTACACTGACCGTGAGGAATTTCTTGAATATTTTTATAACGCAGCCCTTGAAGGCGCTCACCGCAGAACCATGTCAACGGTTCTTCTGGGACAGCGCCGCATGGGAAAAACAGAGATATTCAAGAGGGTTGTCAACAGGCTTTTTTTTGAGCAGGATCCTAAATGCCCTGATGCAGTGGTTCCGGTTTACTTTAGTTTTCCTGATGCTCATATTGATGAGAAAAGCTTTGCACTCAAATATCTGGAAAATTTTATGAAGTATTATATCGGATTTTATACGGGCCAGCCTGAACTCATAACAGACAAAAGCGGTGGAAAAATTCTTATTAACAGATTAAAGGATTCCAGAAATCTTTATCCTTTTACAAGAACCTTTGATCTGCTGTTTACCTGGCATGAAATGATTGAAATGCCTGACTGTGTTTTGCCCCAGCAGACAGCACTTGAAGCTCCCAGGACTGTTTCTGATATTGACGATACCACAATTGCAGTATTTCTTGATGAATTTCAAAACACCCGTCTGCCCCAGTATAATTTTGATATTGTGGGATTTATGCAGGAGGCTGTGGAATCTCCAACCTGCCCCCATTTTGTTACAGGTTCAGCAATGAGCATTCTTGCAAGGGAGATTATCGGCAGGGGAGCTTTGTTTGGCAGATTTGACGGCATGGACATTGAAGCCATGACCGGTTACTGGGGAACAAAACTGGCATTGAAATCCGCCGGATACCGCAGGGCTGAAATATCTGAATTAATTGCTCCTGTTATTTCTGACCGGTGCGGGGGAAATCCTTTTTATATAAATGCAGTTATCAGGCAGGCAGCAAAGCAGAAAACAGCAGTAACAGATGAAAACTCCCTGAATAAAATCCTTGCAGTTGACATAACATCCGGTTTTATCTGGGGAGAACTTAACGATCAGGTAACAAAATGGATAAGCAGGATTAATGAATATAATATTACAAAATGGATTCTCTATCTCTCAGCCCTTGATGAAAACACGGAACATGAAAAACGCGGCAGGCTGAATATTGAACGGATTCAGCAGGAGCTTATGAAAAGGGAGGGAAAACAGGTTCCTCTGGATACAATCAGGGATGTACTGATAAAACTCTCAAGAGGCGATCTTCTTGAATATCTGGAACTTGGAGGATGGTTCAGGCGGGTTAAAGACCCTATTCTCCTTGAATTTCTCAAGGTCTGGGGAAGAATTGAGGTTGAAGGGCAAAATGCAAATAAGATACAAAATGAACTGATTACTCAATACAGCACTTATAAACGAAGAATCAGGGAATATAAAGGCTATCTTGCAGAGATACATATGAGCCAGATACTTCTTAACGGGCAGAGGAAAAAATTATCTGCTGGTTTTTTCAATACTCCAGATGATATTCAAATACCAGACAGGTTTGTTTTTATCAGGCACAGGTACCGTCCTGAATCAGGAAAAGATAATGAGATTGATATTCTGGCAGCAGCAGGCCCTGAAGTATGGGTATGTCAGAGCAAATGGGTTACAGGTAAGAAAATCGGGATTGCAGTTTTGAAAATACTGAAATCCCAGGCTGAAACAGCAAAACAGGATTTAGCCCCTCAAAAAGTAATCATGTGGCTCTTTGCCCATGACGGTCTGACAAAACAGGCCCGGGCATTTGCAGAAAAACACGGTATTTTGTGGTCAGCAAGACAGGAGTTTGACGAACTTCTGGAATATCTGGGGTTAAGGAAACTGCCTGATTTGTGAATCAGGATGGTCAGGATGGACAAGGATGGTCAGGATTTCTTGATCCTGGCTTAAAGGACAATAAATGAAAACAGAAAGATCAGTCAGCTGGGTCATAAAAACCCTTGTGCCTGAAGAAGTTTACACTGACCGTGAGGAATTTCTTGAATATTTTTATAACGCAGCCCTTGAAGGCGCTCACCGCAGAACCATGTCAACGGTTCTTCTGGGACAGCGCCGCATGGGAAAAACAGAGATATTCAAGAGGGTTGTCAACAGGCTTTTTTTTGAGCAGGATCCTCAAAGCCCTGATGCAGTGGTTCCGGTTTATTTTAGTTTTCCTGATGCTCATATTGATGAGAAAAGCTTTGCACTCAAATATCTGGAAAATTTTATGAAGTATTATATCGGATTTTATACGGGCCAGCCTGAACTCATAACAGACAAAAGCGGTGGAAAAATTCTTATTAACAGATTAAAGGATTCCAGAAATCTTTATCCTTTTACAAGAACCTTTGATCTGCTGTTTACCTGGCATGAAATGCTTGAAATGCCTGACTGTGTTTTGCCCCAGCAGACAGCACTTGAAGCTCCCAGGACTGTTTCTGATATTGACGATACCACAATTGCAGTATTTCTTGATGAATTTCAAAATACCCGTCTGCCCCAGTATAATTTTGATATTGTGGGATTTATGCAGGAGGCTGTGGAATCTCCAACCTGCCCCCATTTTGTTACAGGTTCAGCAATGAGCATTCTTGCAAGGGAGATTATCGGCAGGGGAGCTTTGTTTGGCAGATTTTACGGGCATGATATAAAATCAATGTCAGCTTACTGGGGCACAAAACTTGCCCTTAATGCAGCCCGATATTACAAAGTTGAAGTATATGAAACAATGGCTCCGGTTATATCTGAAAGATGCGGAGGCAATCCATTTTATATAACTGCAGTTGTTCATCAGGCTTCAGAGCTGAATGAACCTGTTTTAGATGAAAACTCCCTGAATAAAATCCTTGCAGTTGACATAACATCCGGTTTTATCTGGGGAGAACTTAACGATCAGGTAACAAAATGGATAAGCAGGATTAATGAATATAATATTACAAAATGGATTCTCTATCTCTCAGCCCTTGATGAAAACACGGAACATGAAAAACGCGGCAGGCTGAATATTGAACGGATTCAGCAGGAACTTATGAAAAGAGAAGGAAAACAGGTTCCTCTGGATACAATCAGGGATGTGCTGATAAAACTCTCAAGAGGCGATCTTCTTGAATATCTGGAACTTGGAGGATGGTTCAGGCGGGTTAAAGACCCTATTCTCCTTGAATTTCTCAAGGTCTGGGGAAGAATTGAGGTTGAAGGGCAAAACCATAATCTTGTCAGATATGATCTTGAAACCCTTTACGAAAAAACCTTGAGAAAATTTCATGAATACAGGGGCTATCTTGCAGAGGTTCATATGAGCCAGGTTCTTATTAACGGCCAGCGCAAAGTTCTTTCTGCTTCGTTTTTCAATGCTGAGGAAGATATAAAAATGCCTTCCAGATTTATATTTGTAAAACACAGGATGCGCCTTGGTTCTGGCAAAGGACGTGAGATTGATGTAATCGGGGCCGCAGGTTCACAGGTATGGGTATGCCAGAGTAAATGGGTAAAGGAAAAAAAGATTGGAATAGCTGCTTTAAAAGACCTGGTATCACAGGCAGATATAGTAAAGCAGGATCTTAATCCCAGGATGATAAGAATGTGGCTTTTTGCCCATGACGGTCTGACAAAAGATGCTCTTTCATTTGCAGAAAAACACGGTATTTTGTGGTCAGCAAGACAGGAGTTTGACGAACTTCTGGAATATCTGGGGTTAAGGAAACTGCCTGATTTGTGAATCAGGATGGTCAGGATGGACAAGGATGGTCAGGATGGTCAGGATGGAATTTGTAGAGACAAGGCATGGCTTGTGTTATCAAAACTGGTATGTCAGCTTGAAACGGAAGGTTGTGCCCAGTTGTTCAATGGTATCCTGGTAATTTTCTTCTCCTACCGGATCCGCATATCTTTCGTCAAAAAGGTTGTATAGATGAGTACTCAGGGTCAGGCCGTCTGGAATATCCTTCCATATCAGGCCGGTGTTAAATACAATATATTGATCTGCTGTTTCTCCCTGCGCTGTTTTCCGGTCGCTCATATAATTTCCCTCAATACTCAGATTGAGCCGCTCTTGCAGCAGGGGAAAGCTGACTCTTGCTTTGACCAGGTGTTTTGGTGAGTTGCTCAGTTCATCATCATTATCTTCACTCTGCACATCCTGCCATGTATAATTGACCTGGCCGGAAATGCCGTTTTTTAGTTTTCCGTGCATTTCGATTTCCATTCCCTTTGCTTCAACATTATCCATATTGGCATAGGTCCAGTCGTCTTCATAGGCAGCCTGGCTTATCAGGCCGTCAATGGTATAGTAAAAGCCGGAAACAAGGAGTTTGAAATTTTCTGCTAAAACCTGTTCCCATATGATTTCATAAGTATCTATTTCCTCGGGATTAAGTTCCTGGCTTGACATATCCTCGGTTACATAGTTCTCATATACATCAGGGGCACGGAAAGCTGTTCCATATATGGCTTTAAGGCTGCTTTTCTCTCCAGCCTGCCAGATTACCGCCAGACGGGGATTAAAGGTGTCTCCAAAGGTTTCATACCAGTCATAACGTATCCCGCCGTTTAAAATCAGTGTTTCTGTTATCCGTATTTCACTGTGTATGAAAAAAGCCCATGATGTTTCATTATCATCTTCATCCAGCCATACTTCATAGGGGTTTTCATCATAATTGAAAAAGCTTTGATGCAGATTGTAAAGATATTCTCCTCCCAGGGTCAGGCGCATGTTTTTCAGCAGGTTCAGGGTTGTGCGCAGTTCACCCCCGAACCATTCGGAAATATCACGGTCGCGGTTGTTAAGAATATAAGGAATGCCTTCTTCTGTTTCCCAGTCATAGGGATATTTTCCTTCATATACATAACGGTCATAATACAGCTTTAAAAAAAGGTCTGTATAGCTGTTAAGTGAAGAAGTATAAGAACCCTCAATGTATGCCCTTTCATCCAGTGTAAAATAATCCTCATTAAAGGCAGTATCAAATGCTGCTGTGGGTACCTCTTTTTCCCGCCAGCTGTATCCAGAATAAAGAGAAAAATTTTTATATGCAAGAGAAAGCAGCGCCTGGGAAAAACGATCCCCGTCTTTGGTGTTTACAATGCCGTTGTTTGTTGCAGGATCATCAAATTCAGCATAATAAAGATTGTCTTCACCTCTGCTGCTGTAAAGGGTTCCGGATGCCGTTATTTCCAGGTCATTGGAAAATAGTTTTCCATAGCTTAATCTGCCTTTGAAACTTTCATAGGATCCGGCTTCGGCTGATATTTCAAATCCATTTAAATCTTTTCCCTTTCGTGTAATAACATTGATGACTGCAAAAAATGCGTTTGTTCCATAAAGGCATGAACCAGGGCCCCGTGTAATTTCTACGCGTTCTATCATGTCAACATCTATGGGAAAATCAGTACCGATCAAAGCCTGCTGAAATATGGTATCGTTAATCCTGTGCCCGTCCACTAAAAGCAGGACACGGGTGTTGAGATCTCCCAGGCGGTTGAATCCGCGGACACCGATGTAGTGATAAGTGCGGTCATAGATGGTATAAATTCCGCTGACGCTGCTTATAATCTCTGCCAGATTTCTGTATCCGTATTGATGAATGTCCCTGTGGGTTATAATGCTGACATATGAAGGGGCTTCGGAGGCTTTCTGCTGATATTTGGATGCGCTCCATACTGTTTCCGTTTCTGTCTCGGCTTTGAGCCATTTTAATTCTTCAAATATTTCTGCTTCAATCTCGGGATCAAGCACGTTTGGTGTCTTGTTAGTTTCATCCTGTCCAAATACAGGAAAAGATAGAATAAAGATCAATAGAATTTGTAAAATAATCATTTTCATGATTTGCCTCATATTTTTAAATTATTATGTTATTTTTTGTGCCATGGAGTCTGCCCATGCAGTTCCCCGGCAAATAATTCGCTTTGCTCCAAAACCCTGTCGGCTTCTATTCTTGCCACATCCGGCGGGTATCCGTAACGCATTAATACTTTTTTTACAAGCAGCCGCAATCTTGCTTTCACATCAGATCTTTTTTCCCAGTCAACAGTGGCGTTTCTGCGGATTATGTCCACGATCAGGTGAATTAATTCTTTCATCTTGTGGTCTTCTAAGTGCCTGGTTGAGCTGTTTTCTGATAAAATGGAATAAAAAGCATATTCTTCGGGTGTCAGTCCCAGTTCTTCCGCCTTGTGATCCTCCAGTCTCATTTCCCTTGCAATTTCAGACAGTTCTTTGATTACCTGGGCGGTGTCAATCTGGCTGTTGTGATACCGCTTAATCGTACTGCTCAACATCTCGGAGAATTTTCTCCCCTGGACTGTATTTTTCCGCTTTCTTATCTGCACTTCTTCATTGAGAATTTTTTTGAGCAGTTCAAAGGCAAGGTTTTCATGCTCCATGTTTTTGACTTCAAGCAGAAATTCCTCTGACAAGATGTCAAGGCTTGGTTTATTGATGCCTGCTGCTTTGAAAATATCCACAACGCCGTCACTGCTCAAGGCATGATCCACAATCTGACGAATTGCGGTATTGACTTGAAAATCTGTTTTTCCGCTGCCCGGGGCAAATTTGCTGATTCTTGATTTAACAGCCTGGAAAAAAGCCATTTCATCCTTGATTTCTCCTGTTTCAGGACTTGGAACAGACATTACATAGAGCCTGGACAGGGTGGTCATTGCTGTTTGAAACCTTTCTTTTAGTTTTTCGTTCTTGAGTATGAAGTTTTGTGCTGCAAGCAGGATTTTCAGTTTTTCATTTGTAGGGGCTTTAAAGTATTGTCCATAGTTAAAGCCGTGAAACATCTGTCTGACTACCTCAAGTTTGGCGCTCATGGCGCTTATGATTTCTTTTATATCCGGTGCAGCGCTTCCTTTGCCGCCGCTGTCTGTGTAATTTTTCATGGCATTGCGCAGATCCTGCCCTATGCCGATATAATCCACGATTAAGCCGCCCGGTTTGTCTTTGTAAACACGGTTTGCCCGGGCAATTGCCTGCATCAAGGCAGCTCCCTGCATTTTTTTGTCAATGTAAAGGGTGTGAAGCGGCGGTGCGTCAAATCCAGTCAGCCACATGGACTGCACTATGACAAGTTTTAATTCGTCCAGGCTGTCTTTTAATCGTACTGCCAGCAACTGCCGGTCTTTTTTATTGGTGTTATGGGGCTGAAAACCGGCTGGATCATCGCTTGAACTGGTCATAACGACTTTAATCATGCCTTTGTCCAGGTCTCTGCTGTGCCATTCTGGACGAAGCTGAATAATTTTATTATAAAGATCAACTGCTATCTGTCTTGTCATGCAGATAATCATTGCCTTGCCTTCAAAGACTGCCTGCCGGGCTTCAAAGTGGTTTACAATGTCTTTTGCAATGTCTTTGAGGCGTTCAGGATGTCCAATGACCGCATTAATCCTGGCGTTTTTCTTTTTGGCTTTTTCCAGTTGTTCTTCAGATGCGCCTTCAATATCTTCAACCAGTTCGTCTATCTTGTCTTTGATTTCTTTGTTGAATTTGATCTTTACCAGGCGGCTTTCATAGCTCAAGGGAACGGTCGCCCCGTCTTCAACAGCCTGGGCAATGTCGTAAATATCAATGTAACTGCCGAAAACCTTTTGTGTGTCCCTGTCTTCTTTTTCAATGGGGGTTCCGGTAAAGCCGATAAATGAGGCGTTGGGCAGCGCATCTCTTAAATGTTTGGCATTGCCGTATTTGATAATGCCGTCTTTGTCCACCCTGCCGGTAAAGCCGTATTGACTCCGGTGGGCTTCATCTGCAATAACTACAATATTGGAGCGCTCCGATAAGGTCTCAAATATGCTGCTGCCGTTATCCGGGTAAAATTTCTGTATGGTGGTGAACACTATCCCGCCGCCTGTAACCTTTAACAATTCTTTCATGTGTTCACGGCTTTCTGCTTGAAGGGGTTTCTGCCGCAGGAGTGAGGCGCAGCTGCTGAAGGTGGAAAAAAGCTGGTCGTCCAGGTCGTTTCTGTCTGTTAATATTACTAATGTTGGGTTTTTCATGGCTGGTTCTACTACTAAATGTCCGGCATAAAAGACCATGGAAAGTGATTTGCCGCTTCCCTGGGTATGCCAGACTACACCGATTTTTCCGTCTCCTTCAGGCTGATCTTGAACCGAGGGCAGGCCGTAATCTGCCGGGTTTTCAGCAATGGCGGTGTTTTTTGTTTTTTTAATTGCCCGCAAGGTTGATTTTACTGCTTTTTCCACCAGGTAAAATTGATGGTAAGCAGCAATTTTTTTAACCTTGACCAGGGAAAGCAGGCCGGTTTTTTCGTCTTTTACTTCTTCTGATTCAAATACCGTGTTAAAGCGGATCAGTTTTAATAAGACAGATTTGTCCAGCATCCGTTCCGCCAGTATCTGAAGTTTTGGGAGTATGTCGTTTTCTTTTTTTTTCGGGGATTTCCATGCAAGGTAACGGGAAAAAGGGGCGGATATGCTTGAGGTTCCGGCATCTATCCCGTCCGAGATTACACACAGGGCATTATATTGAAAGATTGAGGGAACAGCGGTTTTATAGTTCTGGATCTGGGTGTAGGCACGCTGTAATGTGGCTTTTTCACTGACTGCGCTTTTTAGTTCAATAACGGCCAAAGGCAGTCCGTTGACAAACAGCACCGTGTCCAGGCGTTTGGACTGGTTGTTTTCCTTGATGACAAATTGATTTACTGCCCAGAAATCGTTGTTTTCAGGCTGATTAAAGTCAATGATCTTGATTTGCAGGCCAATGGTTTCGCCTTTTTTGAAATGTTCCACTGTTACGCCGTCAGTCATCATCTGGTGGAATTTTTCATTGCTGGTCATGAGATCGCCTGCTCCGAGATGCACCACCTGGTTAAAGGCTTCTGTCAGGGCAGATTCCGGCAGTTTCGGGTTGAGGCGTTCCAACGCGGTTTTGAATGGTTTTTCCAGAACTACTGAATCAAAGGGGCGGTCAAGTTCGCTGCCGTGGAAATGCCGATAACCCCTGGTTTTTAACAGGCTGAGAAGATTTTGTTCAATGGCATCTTCTGTTAAATCCATAATTTTAATACCTTTTTGTATTTTAACTTGGCCGCTTACTTAGTCGTTATAGCAGGTACCAGTGATAATTTTCACTAAAATTTCCCGCCAAACGTAGAGACAGCCTTGTCTCTACAATGGCAATCGTGTAAATACCTCATCAAAAATTTCATAACATCCGTAGGGGCAGGCCCCTGTGCCTGCCCTTGCAGCGAGGGCAGCCACAGGGGGCTGCACCTACAATATGTTACAAAATTTATGTGCAGGTGCTTAACTCATAAATCTGCTCCTCCGCCGTATGGAGCTACTCGCAGTTCTCCGCTCATGAGTTTGGGGAGCAGGGTGTCGCGGATTTGTGCGAGGGTTTGGGTTTGGAGTGTGTTGTTTTTTATTTTTTTAAATAGACTTATCGTTATGGCATTGAATTTATTCATTGTTTTATTATCTGGAATAATTACAAGATAATTCTTCAAGTCTGTTTGAGTTATCAATGCCTGAACAGCACCTCGGTTCATTATCTCATAATCAATAGATTTAAGGATAAAATATACATAATCAAAATCATTAGCCTTAATAACTAAAGTGTTATCAGAAGGCCAAATTTTTGTATAAAAACGCTGTATTTGTCCATGAGTTCCCACTCGTCCAATAATCAAAATGTTTTCTTCGTAAAGGTAGTCTTCAACATATCCCATTATTTTAGTTGCACCTATTAAAGGTATTTGATGAGTTGTTGTTTGATTAGGCTGGCTGTTTTTTGGACGTTTACCAGAAGATATTGATGTAATATCCCCCAACTTCCCAACCCGCCACCCCTTAGGAATCTCCCCAAGTTCGCTGTCCACCATTTCCCCGCCGTTGTCCCGGTAGGGTTTGCCGTTTTTATCAGGGAAATTAAAATTGACAAACCACTCTTTGAAAATGGTCTGGGCGATAGCTTCGAGGGTCTGGTTTTGTTCCCGCAGCAGTTCTATCTTGTCATCACAAGCCGACAGGACGGCAGCAATGGCTTTTTGTTCGGGGAGGGGTGGGAGTGTAATACTAATACTTTTGATAGATTTTGTTGGTGTTGCTATGGCAGGAACGCCAACTTGTGAAGAATTCATCAAAAGCTCATATTGACCATTTCTGCTTTTAAAAAAGTACAATAAAAACTTTGCATCAATTTTTTTACTGTCAGGTGTAAATCTTAATTGGGATTGAGAAGTAACATATCGTGGATATTTTCCATTTGGAACCAAACTGACCTGCCCCAATGTTCCCCTGTGAGTAATGATAACATCTCCAGGATAGGCGACACTCCGATTTAAGCTGTCAGCTTTTTCTTCTGAGACATATGAAAAAACTCCACCGACAAAAGATTCCAAGAGGTTTCCACCTTTAATAACTGGGACACCAGAATCGACAAACGAATCTACCTTCAAATTAGACCCAAATGGCCCCATTGCAATATCAACAATATTCTCCCCCAACTTCGTCTCAACCCACCCCTGCGGCAATTTAGAATTATTAATTTTCCATTCTCCATTTTCCATTATCACTTTTTGCACCCGGTCATATCCTGCTCCGTCAGCCCGCTACTCATTATCATACTCCTTTTTCAGGTAAAAATAGAGATCACGAATGATGGGAGCATAAATTGTTCTGATTTTATTATCAATTTTTTTTGCCATTTCCTCATCGTAAATATGCACGGTTTCATTTCTATTTTGCAAAGCATCAATCCAGCTATGCCCATCAACGATAATTCCGTTTTGAAATGCTTGTTTTAAAACGCCTCTGGGTGATTTTTCTTGAAAGCCCTGTTCAAAAAGATAGTCTTTAACGGTTTTCCAGGAAAGCTCAAACACGATTTCAAAAGCCTGAACCAGCCCCATTCTTTCAGCTTCATTGGGTTCTTCAATATCTAAAATACGCCAAAATGTTTGATAGGCTTTATTAAAATTCTCAAATCGTTGTTTCCAGCGAATATCTTTTTTATTATTCATAACTCAAACCCCGCGTTTGCAAGCTGTTCCTTCAACTGCCGATCCAGTTCTTTTTCTTTTGCAAGCTGCCCGGCGAGGGCTGTCGTCAATTCACGCATT from the Desulfonema limicola genome contains:
- a CDS encoding restriction endonuclease subunit S, whose translation is MQKVIMENGEWKINNSKLPQGWVETKLGENIVDIAMGPFGSNLKVDSFVDSGVPVIKGGNLLESFVGGVFSYVSEEKADSLNRSVAYPGDVIITHRGTLGQVSLVPNGKYPRYVTSQSQLRFTPDSKKIDAKFLLYFFKSRNGQYELLMNSSQVGVPAIATPTKSIKSISITLPPLPEQKAIAAVLSACDDKIELLREQNQTLEAIAQTIFKEWFVNFNFPDKNGKPYRDNGGEMVDSELGEIPKGWRVGKLGDITSISSGKRPKNSQPNQTTTHQIPLIGATKIMGYVEDYLYEENILIIGRVGTHGQIQRFYTKIWPSDNTLVIKANDFDYVYFILKSIDYEIMNRGAVQALITQTDLKNYLVIIPDNKTMNKFNAITISLFKKIKNNTLQTQTLAQIRDTLLPKLMSGELRVAPYGGGADL
- a CDS encoding nucleotidyltransferase family protein gives rise to the protein MQQKQIINVLMNLKEDADKQYKATLKGIFGSYARGEAKEDSDIDILVEFRKNATLLDLAGLGNFLEEKLQHKVDLVSQNAVREEIKPYLYSEIIYL
- a CDS encoding HI0074 family nucleotidyltransferase substrate-binding subunit — protein: MNNKKDIRWKQRFENFNKAYQTFWRILDIEEPNEAERMGLVQAFEIVFELSWKTVKDYLFEQGFQEKSPRGVLKQAFQNGIIVDGHSWIDALQNRNETVHIYDEEMAKKIDNKIRTIYAPIIRDLYFYLKKEYDNE
- a CDS encoding type I restriction endonuclease subunit R, with amino-acid sequence MDLTEDAIEQNLLSLLKTRGYRHFHGSELDRPFDSVVLEKPFKTALERLNPKLPESALTEAFNQVVHLGAGDLMTSNEKFHQMMTDGVTVEHFKKGETIGLQIKIIDFNQPENNDFWAVNQFVIKENNQSKRLDTVLFVNGLPLAVIELKSAVSEKATLQRAYTQIQNYKTAVPSIFQYNALCVISDGIDAGTSSISAPFSRYLAWKSPKKKENDILPKLQILAERMLDKSVLLKLIRFNTVFESEEVKDEKTGLLSLVKVKKIAAYHQFYLVEKAVKSTLRAIKKTKNTAIAENPADYGLPSVQDQPEGDGKIGVVWHTQGSGKSLSMVFYAGHLVVEPAMKNPTLVILTDRNDLDDQLFSTFSSCASLLRQKPLQAESREHMKELLKVTGGGIVFTTIQKFYPDNGSSIFETLSERSNIVVIADEAHRSQYGFTGRVDKDGIIKYGNAKHLRDALPNASFIGFTGTPIEKEDRDTQKVFGSYIDIYDIAQAVEDGATVPLSYESRLVKIKFNKEIKDKIDELVEDIEGASEEQLEKAKKKNARINAVIGHPERLKDIAKDIVNHFEARQAVFEGKAMIICMTRQIAVDLYNKIIQLRPEWHSRDLDKGMIKVVMTSSSDDPAGFQPHNTNKKDRQLLAVRLKDSLDELKLVIVQSMWLTGFDAPPLHTLYIDKKMQGAALMQAIARANRVYKDKPGGLIVDYIGIGQDLRNAMKNYTDSGGKGSAAPDIKEIISAMSAKLEVVRQMFHGFNYGQYFKAPTNEKLKILLAAQNFILKNEKLKERFQTAMTTLSRLYVMSVPSPETGEIKDEMAFFQAVKSRISKFAPGSGKTDFQVNTAIRQIVDHALSSDGVVDIFKAAGINKPSLDILSEEFLLEVKNMEHENLAFELLKKILNEEVQIRKRKNTVQGRKFSEMLSSTIKRYHNSQIDTAQVIKELSEIAREMRLEDHKAEELGLTPEEYAFYSILSENSSTRHLEDHKMKELIHLIVDIIRRNATVDWEKRSDVKARLRLLVKKVLMRYGYPPDVARIEADRVLEQSELFAGELHGQTPWHKK
- a CDS encoding TonB-dependent receptor plug domain-containing protein, producing the protein MKMIILQILLIFILSFPVFGQDETNKTPNVLDPEIEAEIFEELKWLKAETETETVWSASKYQQKASEAPSYVSIITHRDIHQYGYRNLAEIISSVSGIYTIYDRTYHYIGVRGFNRLGDLNTRVLLLVDGHRINDTIFQQALIGTDFPIDVDMIERVEITRGPGSCLYGTNAFFAVINVITRKGKDLNGFEISAEAGSYESFKGRLSYGKLFSNDLEITASGTLYSSRGEDNLYYAEFDDPATNNGIVNTKDGDRFSQALLSLAYKNFSLYSGYSWREKEVPTAAFDTAFNEDYFTLDERAYIEGSYTSSLNSYTDLFLKLYYDRYVYEGKYPYDWETEEGIPYILNNRDRDISEWFGGELRTTLNLLKNMRLTLGGEYLYNLHQSFFNYDENPYEVWLDEDDNETSWAFFIHSEIRITETLILNGGIRYDWYETFGDTFNPRLAVIWQAGEKSSLKAIYGTAFRAPDVYENYVTEDMSSQELNPEEIDTYEIIWEQVLAENFKLLVSGFYYTIDGLISQAAYEDDWTYANMDNVEAKGMEIEMHGKLKNGISGQVNYTWQDVQSEDNDDELSNSPKHLVKARVSFPLLQERLNLSIEGNYMSDRKTAQGETADQYIVFNTGLIWKDIPDGLTLSTHLYNLFDERYADPVGEENYQDTIEQLGTTFRFKLTYQF
- a CDS encoding DUF86 domain-containing protein → MLFLKDIVKASEHIQKFVEGLTFYDFLRDEKTSSAVIRKFEIIGEAAKNIPEFIRIRYPDILWKDMAGMRDRLIHGYFGIDYFIVWNTIESDIPNILSSVSKIIDDLEKDKADTENK